From Camelus dromedarius isolate mCamDro1 chromosome 12, mCamDro1.pat, whole genome shotgun sequence, the proteins below share one genomic window:
- the LOC105094011 gene encoding olfactory receptor 10A3-like — MKRQNQSSVVEFILLGFSNFPELQQQLFGIFLIIYLVTLIGNDIIIVVISLEQSLHVPMYLFLLNLSVVDVSISAVIMPEMLVVLATEKTSISFVSCFAQMYFVLFFGGTECFLLGAMAYDRFAAVCYPLSYPIIMNKRIFMNLVICSWGLGFTLGTVQTSWVSSFPFCGPNEINHLFCETPPVLELACADTFMFEIYAFTGTVLIIMVPFLLILLSYTQILFAILKMKSTTGRQKAFSTCASHLTSVTLFYGTASMTYLQPKSGYSPETKKLMSLAYSLLTPLLNPLIYSLRNSEMKRPLVKLWRRKVDLHTL; from the coding sequence atgaaaaggcaaaatcaAAGCTCTGTGGTTGAGTTCATTCTCCTTGGCTTTTCTAACTTTCCAGAACTCCAACAGCAGCTCTTTGGGATTTTCTTGATTATTTATCTGGTGACCCTGATAGGAAATGACATCATTATAGTCGTCATCTCCCTGGAACAGAGCCTCCACGTTCCCATGTATCTGTTTCTCCTGAACTTGTCTGTGGTCGATGTGAGTATCAGCGCAGTCATTATGCCTGAAATGCTGGTGGTCCTCGCCACTGAAAAAACATCAATTTCATTTGTGAGCTGTTTTGCACAgatgtattttgttcttttttttggtggaactGAATGTTTTCTCCTGGGGGCAATGGCTTATGACCGATTTGCTGCAGTCTGCTATCCTCTGAGCTACCCAATAATTATGAACAAAAGGATTTTCATGAATTTGGTTATATGCTCATGGGGCTTAGGTTTCACATTAGGTACTGTGCAAACATCATGGGTGTCTAGTTTTCCCTTTTGTGGCCCCAATGAAATTAATCATCTCTTCTGTGAGACTCCCCCAGTGCTAGAGCTTGCGTGTGCAGACACCTTTATGTTTGAAATCTACGCATTCACTGGCACCGTTTTGATTATCATGGTTCCTTTCTTATTGATACTCTTGTCTTACACTCAAATCCTCTTTGCCATCCTGAAGATGAAATCAACCACTGGGAGGCAAAAAGCCTTTTCCACCTGTGCCTCCCATCTCACCTCTGTCACCCTCTTCTACGGCACGGCCAGTATGACTTACTTACAACCCAAATCTGGCTACTCCCCGGAAACCAAGAAGCTGATGTCTTTGGCTTACTCACTTCTCACACCTCTGCTGAATCCACTCATCTATAGTTTGCGAAACAGTGAGATGAAAAGACCTTTGGTGAAATTATGGCGAAGAAAAGTGGATTTACATACACTCTGA